The Thermodesulfobacteriota bacterium genome includes a region encoding these proteins:
- the pgl gene encoding 6-phosphogluconolactonase — MISYYPNLRELSLGAAKYVCRLSQASVKERGIFTLVLSGGKTPQLLYNLLAELPFREIIPWEKTHLFWGDERFVPSDHPDSNFATAFDAFISRIPIPPGNIHRVTVEKSTAEDAALAYERIIRKFFETSGKAKFQNPTEGKPPPSFDLVLLGVGRDGHTASLFPGDNALEERKRWVMHVQTEDIAPAVPRITLTFPVINQSRCVVFLVSGVGKRKVIRTILDDPVNAAALYPAARVQPAGPLIWYIDKESLQRRKR; from the coding sequence ATGATAAGCTACTATCCGAACCTCCGGGAACTCAGCCTTGGAGCAGCAAAATATGTATGCCGGCTCTCACAGGCATCCGTTAAAGAACGGGGCATCTTCACGCTTGTTCTCTCAGGCGGGAAAACACCCCAATTGCTCTATAACCTTCTGGCGGAGTTGCCTTTTCGAGAAATAATCCCATGGGAAAAAACCCATCTTTTTTGGGGTGACGAACGCTTTGTTCCCTCAGATCATCCTGACAGCAACTTTGCCACAGCCTTTGATGCCTTTATTTCCAGAATACCCATACCACCCGGCAACATACACAGGGTTACTGTAGAAAAATCGACCGCGGAAGATGCTGCATTAGCCTATGAGCGGATCATACGGAAATTTTTTGAAACCTCAGGCAAAGCCAAATTTCAGAACCCAACAGAGGGCAAACCACCCCCTTCCTTTGATCTGGTATTATTAGGAGTGGGAAGAGACGGCCATACCGCATCCCTTTTCCCAGGCGACAACGCACTGGAAGAAAGAAAACGGTGGGTCATGCATGTTCAAACTGAAGATATTGCCCCTGCTGTACCACGAATCACCCTGACCTTCCCTGTGATTAATCAGTCCAGGTGTGTGGTGTTTCTGGTGTCTGGTGTGGGTAAAAGAAAAGTGATTCGTACAATCCTTGATGACCCGGTAAATGCAGCTGCGCTATACCCGGCAGCAAGGGTACAGCCTGCAGGACCATTAATCTGGTATATTGATAAAGAAAGCCTTCAGAGGAGAAAGAGATAA
- the fabF gene encoding beta-ketoacyl-ACP synthase II: protein MKRRVVITGMGAITPLGVGLDRNWERICNGESGICRITTFDPSPFPCQIAGEIHDFDPLDFIDARFAKRMDTFIQYAVAAAIMAIGDSGLEMRDASSHRMGVFIGTTWGGIPAYERELKVFEEKGGKKVSPFLVPSAIPNLAASQIAIHLKARGPNACSADACAAGAHSIGGAFRIIQRGDADVMIAGGAEYITTPLILAALCNIKALSCRNQEPEKASRPFDRERDGFIMSEGAGLLVLEELNHALLRNARIYAEIGGYGMTSDAYHIVSPHPEGKEAARCMQIAIDDAEVHPEEVDYINAHGTSTVYNDRSETLAIKNVFGKHAYKLVISSNKSMIGHLMGAAGGVEAVFTILTICDGTIPPTINYENPDPDCDLNYVPNVAQKREVRVALSNSFGFGGVNGSILFKAFSG, encoded by the coding sequence TTGAAGAGAAGGGTAGTTATAACGGGTATGGGGGCTATAACCCCCCTGGGTGTGGGGTTAGATAGGAATTGGGAAAGAATATGTAACGGGGAGTCGGGAATATGTAGAATTACGACCTTTGATCCATCACCGTTTCCATGTCAGATAGCCGGGGAAATCCATGATTTCGACCCTCTGGACTTTATCGATGCCAGGTTTGCAAAGAGGATGGATACCTTTATTCAGTATGCCGTTGCGGCCGCCATAATGGCAATAGGGGATTCGGGACTGGAGATGCGAGATGCCAGCTCCCATAGGATGGGGGTATTTATAGGTACTACATGGGGAGGCATACCGGCATATGAAAGAGAATTAAAGGTCTTTGAGGAGAAGGGGGGCAAGAAGGTTTCCCCTTTCCTTGTCCCTTCTGCCATCCCAAATCTGGCAGCGAGTCAAATAGCCATTCATCTTAAAGCAAGGGGACCAAATGCCTGCTCAGCAGATGCGTGCGCTGCTGGAGCGCACTCCATAGGTGGTGCATTCAGGATAATCCAGCGCGGTGATGCAGATGTGATGATCGCTGGAGGTGCCGAGTATATAACTACACCTCTTATCCTGGCTGCTCTGTGCAATATAAAAGCCCTTTCCTGCCGAAACCAGGAGCCAGAGAAGGCAAGCAGGCCTTTTGATAGGGAACGGGACGGGTTTATAATGAGTGAGGGTGCCGGGCTTCTGGTTTTGGAAGAATTAAACCATGCTCTGCTGCGCAATGCCAGAATTTATGCAGAAATTGGGGGCTATGGAATGACATCCGATGCTTACCATATAGTGAGCCCACACCCAGAAGGTAAAGAAGCTGCCAGGTGCATGCAAATAGCCATTGACGATGCAGAGGTCCATCCAGAAGAGGTGGATTATATAAATGCCCATGGTACATCAACCGTCTATAATGACAGATCAGAAACACTGGCGATAAAAAATGTGTTTGGAAAACATGCCTACAAACTTGTGATTAGTTCCAATAAATCGATGATAGGACATTTGATGGGTGCAGCAGGGGGAGTTGAGGCAGTCTTTACCATATTAACCATTTGCGATGGAACAATTCCGCCAACTATAAACTATGAGAATCCAGACCCAGATTGTGACCTTAACTACGTCCCTAATGTGGCTCAGAAGAGAGAGGTAAGGGTAGCTTTATCTAATTCATTTGGATTTGGCGGAGTCAATGGAAGTATTCTATTTAAAGCATTTTCAGGATAA
- a CDS encoding cobalamin-dependent protein (Presence of a B(12) (cobalamin)-binding domain implies dependence on cobalamin itself, in one of its several forms, or in some unusual lineages, dependence on a cobalamin-like analog.): MKLKVVTGKIGLDDHYRGILSVNKALTDAGMEVVYLGTGQRVDSMVEAALQEDADAVGLSFLCGGHLQIMQKFMNRMRERGLDSVLVLIGGVIPDQDIPKLINDIGVSRVFLPGTPLKDIVDFVKEKTEK, translated from the coding sequence ATGAAACTAAAAGTGGTTACAGGGAAAATAGGTTTAGATGATCACTACAGAGGGATTCTGTCTGTTAATAAGGCGCTTACAGATGCTGGTATGGAGGTAGTCTACCTGGGTACCGGTCAGAGGGTTGACAGCATGGTTGAGGCGGCGTTACAGGAAGATGCAGATGCGGTGGGGCTTAGCTTCTTGTGCGGCGGGCATCTCCAGATCATGCAGAAGTTTATGAACAGGATGAGAGAACGGGGACTGGATAGTGTTCTGGTTCTGATCGGGGGGGTTATACCTGATCAGGATATACCGAAGCTGATAAACGATATAGGGGTTTCCCGTGTGTTTTTGCCAGGGACGCCACTTAAGGATATCGTGGACTTTGTAAAAGAGAAAACTGAAAAATAA
- a CDS encoding methylmalonyl-CoA mutase family protein, giving the protein MRSQTEEIRREKIKEAYREAATDFATDSGISVKNVYTPEDVSDIDFDKNIGLPGQYPFTRGHHPMMYRGKLWNIREIAGLSTPEKFNERCKFLVEQGASALDWELDGPTLYGIEPDQPMAEGQLGVCGVALHTLRDVQILSEGLPLDELSLSSDAFYPDVWQSYILTAKKKGYDISKLRGIGGGIFYYGPSVFPSRMDWLVHKGGFSTLARWGNDFCEYVCKNFPKWNIWFTSSYDLQEAGGNAIHEIAFTIAMANEFIREMLKRGMDINAISSRLSPVLGANRDFFEEIAKLRAARRIWARTMKEQFGATDPKAMCLRFHVDVSGSNFTRQQPLVNIARGALGTLAAVLGGSMGIQTPSFDEAWATPTEEAVRLAIRTQQIIRYESGVTRVADPLAGSYFVEWLTSELEEKIESMVHQIEQMGGWLEVLERGWVHEQLKEGLLEIQRKVENGERTVVGVNRFQIPPEEDFKPEVYAPDTSDVEEYLDEYKKFKERRDYKNLREKIKSLQKAASDPGINLVPYVYDALEANATFPEIIGAMRMNDGFEYDWAGERDFPF; this is encoded by the coding sequence ATGCGCAGTCAAACTGAGGAGATCAGAAGGGAGAAAATCAAAGAGGCATATCGGGAGGCAGCAACAGACTTTGCTACAGACTCGGGTATCTCTGTAAAGAATGTGTATACCCCTGAGGATGTCTCAGACATTGATTTTGATAAGAATATAGGTCTTCCCGGACAGTATCCTTTTACAAGGGGACATCATCCAATGATGTACAGGGGAAAGCTATGGAATATTCGGGAGATCGCGGGACTTTCCACACCGGAGAAGTTCAACGAGAGATGTAAATTTCTTGTGGAACAGGGGGCAAGTGCCCTTGATTGGGAATTGGATGGACCTACTTTATATGGGATTGAGCCTGACCAGCCCATGGCTGAAGGCCAGTTGGGGGTCTGCGGTGTTGCTTTACATACATTGAGGGATGTTCAGATATTGAGTGAAGGGCTACCGTTAGATGAGCTGAGTCTGTCTTCTGATGCTTTCTATCCTGATGTCTGGCAATCTTATATATTGACGGCAAAGAAAAAGGGATATGATATAAGTAAGCTTAGAGGAATAGGAGGGGGAATATTCTATTACGGTCCGTCGGTATTTCCAAGCCGAATGGATTGGCTTGTCCATAAAGGAGGTTTTTCTACCCTGGCAAGATGGGGAAATGACTTCTGTGAGTATGTATGTAAAAATTTTCCAAAATGGAACATCTGGTTTACCAGCTCCTATGACTTACAGGAAGCCGGGGGGAATGCCATCCATGAAATAGCATTTACAATTGCCATGGCTAATGAATTTATCCGTGAGATGTTGAAGAGGGGCATGGATATAAATGCTATTAGCAGCAGATTAAGCCCTGTTCTTGGTGCGAATAGGGATTTCTTTGAGGAGATAGCCAAACTGAGGGCTGCAAGGAGAATATGGGCTAGGACCATGAAGGAACAATTCGGAGCCACAGACCCAAAGGCTATGTGTCTGAGATTCCATGTAGATGTATCAGGGTCGAATTTCACCCGTCAACAGCCTTTGGTTAATATTGCGAGGGGGGCTTTGGGAACCCTGGCTGCTGTTCTTGGCGGCAGTATGGGTATTCAGACCCCTTCATTCGATGAAGCATGGGCTACACCTACAGAGGAGGCAGTGAGGCTTGCTATTAGAACCCAGCAGATTATTCGTTATGAATCAGGAGTAACAAGGGTTGCCGATCCTCTGGCGGGCTCTTACTTTGTTGAATGGCTTACAAGCGAATTAGAAGAAAAAATAGAGTCTATGGTTCATCAAATCGAGCAGATGGGTGGATGGCTGGAAGTCCTGGAGAGGGGCTGGGTTCATGAACAGCTTAAAGAAGGGCTTCTGGAGATTCAGAGAAAGGTAGAAAACGGAGAGAGGACAGTAGTAGGCGTAAATCGTTTTCAGATACCGCCCGAAGAAGATTTTAAACCAGAGGTCTATGCCCCTGATACTTCAGATGTGGAAGAGTACTTGGATGAATATAAAAAATTTAAGGAGAGAAGGGACTATAAGAACCTGCGGGAAAAGATTAAAAGCCTGCAAAAAGCAGCTTCTGATCCCGGGATAAACCTTGTTCCTTACGTCTATGATGCTTTAGAGGCTAATGCAACCTTCCCGGAAATAATAGGTGCTATGAGGATGAACGACGGGTTTGAATACGATTGGGCTGGAGAAAGGGATTTCCCTTTTTAA